A genome region from Myripristis murdjan chromosome 16, fMyrMur1.1, whole genome shotgun sequence includes the following:
- the LOC115373284 gene encoding NACHT, LRR and PYD domains-containing protein 1b allele 3-like yields the protein MSGDRHFVDKYRDALIQKVSLVEPVMGELLNRFVIDQEGYNRVMAQRTNQEKMKELYAGPLNACGPDEKDTFYHILNQLEPYLILELKSTK from the exons ATGTCGGGAG ACAGGCACTTTGTGGATAAGTACCGCGACGCGCTGATCCAGAAAGTGAGCCTGGTGGAACCTGTCATGGGCGAGCTGCTCAACAGGTTTGTCATCGACCAGGAGGGCTACAACAGGGTCATGGCTCAGCGCACCAACCAGGAGAAGATGAAGGAGCTCTACGCGGGGCCCCTGAATGCTTGCGGCCCCGATGAAAAAGATACGTTCTACCATATTCTTAATCAGCTGGAGCCATATCTCATTTTAGAACTCAAGAGTACCAAATAA